A portion of the Musa acuminata AAA Group cultivar baxijiao chromosome BXJ1-1, Cavendish_Baxijiao_AAA, whole genome shotgun sequence genome contains these proteins:
- the LOC103982196 gene encoding YTH domain-containing protein ECT3 isoform X2, which yields MYNSQAQPDYYGGYENYTQQIDTEVANVVGDVGASFPTSMYNPQAQTYYYGGPEGADAVGNVGASFPANMYNPQAQPYHYGGTYYNPQAQPHYHGGTYNNLHAQPYYDAQAQPYYYGGTEGADAVGNVGASFPANMDNSQAQSFYYGGYGNPSGAIAVGNVGASYPISMYNPQAQMSGSAAAYSEERPLIFNAGNGYGPYMPNGPYYPSAMPAYVGGNVQGVSYPSTGNNNTIRERGNASFGRSNGTRGFLRRQSRRPWTNRSNNRAIQQHSVAESGSANCSLGVDRKLYNSPEFVTEYNDGKIFIIKSYSEANVHKSIKYGVWSSTSAGNKKLNSAYIEAQEKGHSSPIFLFFSVNASGRFCGVAEMIGPVDFEKSVDYWNKDKWTGQFPVKWHIVKDVPSFRFRHIILENNDNKPVTNSRDTQEVKLEQGLEMLSIFKTHEYKESILDAFEFYDKREAALRRRKARQQETRTTTRNKISKRFVQVVKFKGETSNVGISTDKTSSSNGVGSSPTPKDV from the exons ATGTATAACTCTCAAGCACAACCAGACTATTATGGAG GATATGAGAACTACACTCAACAAATTGACACTGAAGTTGCCAATGTAGTTGGAGACGTGGGTGCTTCTTTTCCCACTAGCATGTATAACCCACAGGCACAAACATACTATTATGGAG GCCCTGAAGGTGCTGATGCAGTTGGAAATGTGGGTGCTTCATTTCCCGCCAACATGTATAACCCTCAGGCACAACCGTACCATTATGGAG GCACATACTATAACCCTCAGGCACAACCACACTATCATGGAG GCACATACAATAACCTTCATGCGCAACCATACTATGACGCTCAGGCACAACCGTACTATTATGGAG GCACTGAAGGTGCTGATGCAGTTGGAAACGTGGGTGCTTCTTTTCCTGCCAACATGGATAACTCTCAGGCACAATCGTTCTATTATGGAG GATATGGGAATCCATCAG GTGCCATTGCAGTTGGAAACGTGGGTGCTTCGTATCCGATCAGCATGTATAACCCTCAGGCACAAATGTCTGGATCCGCT GCTGCCTACAGTGAGGAACGCCCACTGATATTCAACGCTGGAAATGGGTATGGTCCATATATGCCTAATGGACCCTATTATCCCAGTGCAATGCCTGCTTATGTTGGTGGAAATGTTCAG GGAGTGTCCTATCCCAGCACAGGGAACAACAACACAATTCGAGAAAGGGGAAATGCTTCATTCGGTCGTTCTAATGGCACTCGTGGGTTTCTTAGGAGGCAAAGCCGACGGCCATGGACCAACAGATCAAATAATCGAGCGATCCAACAGCATTCAGTAGCTGAGAGTGGTAGTGCCAACTGCTCCCTAGGGGTTGATCGTAAATTATACAATAGCCCGGAGTTTGTTACGGAGTACAATGATGGcaaaattttcataataaaatcttaCAGTGAGGCCAATGTTCATAAGAGCATCAAATATGGTGTTTGGTCCAGCACATCTGCTGGGAACAAAAAGTTAAATTCTGCTTATATAGAAGCACAAGAGAAAGGACATTCCTCCcccattttcttatttttctcg GTGAATGCAAGTGGACGTTTTTGTGGTGTAGCTGAGATGATTGGGCCTGTTGATTTTGAAAAGAGTGTGGATTATTGGAACAAGGACAAATGGACTGGTCAATTCCCAGTCAAGTGGCATATTGTGAAAGATGTTCCCAGTTTTAGGTTTCGTCATATTATTCTCGAGAACAATGATAACAAGCCTGTAACCAACAGCAGGGACACCCAGGAG GTGAAGTTGGAGCAGGGTTTGGAGATGCTAAGCATTTTCAAAACGCACGAGTACAAGGAATCAATCCTTGATGCTTTTGAGTTCTACGACAAGCGGGAGGCTGCCTTAAGGCGAAGGAAGGCTCGCCAGCAGGAGACGCGGACCACCACCCGAAACAAGATCTCGAAGCGCTTT
- the LOC103982196 gene encoding YTH domain-containing protein ECT3 isoform X1, whose translation MYNSQAQPDYYGGYENYTQQIDTEVANVVGDVGASFPTSMYNPQAQTYYYGGPEGADAVGNVGASFPANMYNPQAQPYHYGGTYYNPQAQPHYHGGTYNNLHAQPYYDAQAQPYYYGGTEGADAVGNVGASFPANMDNSQAQSFYYGGYGNPSGTFVTYTQHVGIEGANAVGNVSGTDTQHVGIEGAIAVGNVGASYPISMYNPQAQMSGSAAAYSEERPLIFNAGNGYGPYMPNGPYYPSAMPAYVGGNVQGVSYPSTGNNNTIRERGNASFGRSNGTRGFLRRQSRRPWTNRSNNRAIQQHSVAESGSANCSLGVDRKLYNSPEFVTEYNDGKIFIIKSYSEANVHKSIKYGVWSSTSAGNKKLNSAYIEAQEKGHSSPIFLFFSVNASGRFCGVAEMIGPVDFEKSVDYWNKDKWTGQFPVKWHIVKDVPSFRFRHIILENNDNKPVTNSRDTQEVKLEQGLEMLSIFKTHEYKESILDAFEFYDKREAALRRRKARQQETRTTTRNKISKRFVQVVKFKGETSNVGISTDKTSSSNGVGSSPTPKDV comes from the exons ATGTATAACTCTCAAGCACAACCAGACTATTATGGAG GATATGAGAACTACACTCAACAAATTGACACTGAAGTTGCCAATGTAGTTGGAGACGTGGGTGCTTCTTTTCCCACTAGCATGTATAACCCACAGGCACAAACATACTATTATGGAG GCCCTGAAGGTGCTGATGCAGTTGGAAATGTGGGTGCTTCATTTCCCGCCAACATGTATAACCCTCAGGCACAACCGTACCATTATGGAG GCACATACTATAACCCTCAGGCACAACCACACTATCATGGAG GCACATACAATAACCTTCATGCGCAACCATACTATGACGCTCAGGCACAACCGTACTATTATGGAG GCACTGAAGGTGCTGATGCAGTTGGAAACGTGGGTGCTTCTTTTCCTGCCAACATGGATAACTCTCAGGCACAATCGTTCTATTATGGAG GATATGGGAATCCATCAGGTACGTTTGTAACATACACTCAACATGTTGGCATTGAAGGTGCCAATGCAGTCGGAAATGTGAGTGGAACTGACACTCAACACGTTGGCATTGAAGGTGCCATTGCAGTTGGAAACGTGGGTGCTTCGTATCCGATCAGCATGTATAACCCTCAGGCACAAATGTCTGGATCCGCT GCTGCCTACAGTGAGGAACGCCCACTGATATTCAACGCTGGAAATGGGTATGGTCCATATATGCCTAATGGACCCTATTATCCCAGTGCAATGCCTGCTTATGTTGGTGGAAATGTTCAG GGAGTGTCCTATCCCAGCACAGGGAACAACAACACAATTCGAGAAAGGGGAAATGCTTCATTCGGTCGTTCTAATGGCACTCGTGGGTTTCTTAGGAGGCAAAGCCGACGGCCATGGACCAACAGATCAAATAATCGAGCGATCCAACAGCATTCAGTAGCTGAGAGTGGTAGTGCCAACTGCTCCCTAGGGGTTGATCGTAAATTATACAATAGCCCGGAGTTTGTTACGGAGTACAATGATGGcaaaattttcataataaaatcttaCAGTGAGGCCAATGTTCATAAGAGCATCAAATATGGTGTTTGGTCCAGCACATCTGCTGGGAACAAAAAGTTAAATTCTGCTTATATAGAAGCACAAGAGAAAGGACATTCCTCCcccattttcttatttttctcg GTGAATGCAAGTGGACGTTTTTGTGGTGTAGCTGAGATGATTGGGCCTGTTGATTTTGAAAAGAGTGTGGATTATTGGAACAAGGACAAATGGACTGGTCAATTCCCAGTCAAGTGGCATATTGTGAAAGATGTTCCCAGTTTTAGGTTTCGTCATATTATTCTCGAGAACAATGATAACAAGCCTGTAACCAACAGCAGGGACACCCAGGAG GTGAAGTTGGAGCAGGGTTTGGAGATGCTAAGCATTTTCAAAACGCACGAGTACAAGGAATCAATCCTTGATGCTTTTGAGTTCTACGACAAGCGGGAGGCTGCCTTAAGGCGAAGGAAGGCTCGCCAGCAGGAGACGCGGACCACCACCCGAAACAAGATCTCGAAGCGCTTT